A single genomic interval of Astyanax mexicanus isolate ESR-SI-001 chromosome 4, AstMex3_surface, whole genome shotgun sequence harbors:
- the LOC125801393 gene encoding zinc finger protein 239-like, which produces MEKHQHSVKSFTKQSDLKKHQRIHTGEKPHHCSDCGKSFNQQSHLKLHQRIHTGEKPYHCSDCGKSFNHQSNLKNHQRIHTREKPYHCSDCGKRFTTQSHLKIHQHIHTGEKPYCCSDCGKSFNQQNHLKNHQRIHTGEKLYHCSDCGKSFTTQSNLKNHQHIHTGEKPYYCSDCGKSFTEQSSFKKHQRIHTGEKPNYCSDCGKSFTLQSTLQIHQRIHTGEKPYYCSDCGKCFTQQSTLQIHQRIHTGEKPYHCSDCWKSFTQQSNLRKHQRIHTGEKPFYCSDCGKSFTQQSKLKKHQRIHTGETTPS; this is translated from the coding sequence atggagaaacatcagcactctgtcaagagttttactaaacagagtgatctcaaaaaacaccagcgcattcacacaggagagaaaccacatcactgctcagactgtgggaagagttttaatcaacagagtcatctcaaactgcaccagcgcattcacacaggagagaaaccgtatcactgctcagactgtgggaagagttttaatcatcagagtaatctcaaaaatcaccagcgcattcacacaagagagaaaccgtatcactgctcagactgtggaaagagatttactacacagagtcatctcaaaattcaccagcacattcacacaggagagaaaccatattgctgctcagactgtggaaagagttttaatcaacagaatcatctcaaaaatcaccagcgcattcacacaggagagaaactgtatcactgctcagactgtgggaagagttttactacacagagtaatctcaaaaatcaccagcacattcacacaggagagaaaccgtattactgctcagactgtgggaagagttttactgaacagagtagtttcaaaaaacaccagcgcattcacacaggagagaaaccgaattactgctcggactgtgggaagagttttactctacagagtactctccaaatacaccagcgcattcacacaggagagaaaccgtattactgctcagactgtgggaagtgttttactcaacagagtactctccaaatacaccagcgcattcacacaggagagaaaccgtatcactgctcagactgttggaagagttttactcaacagagtaatcttcgaaaacaccagcgcattcacacaggagagaaaccgttttattgctcagattgtgggaagagttttactcaacagagtaaactcaaaaaacaccagcgcattcacacaggagagacaACTCCATCTTAG